From the Ascochyta rabiei chromosome 14, complete sequence genome, one window contains:
- a CDS encoding Phosphotransferase enzyme encodes MSFLSLSLQRTSFHRLQLHIKQITARPFHSTLRNYLAHKGEAMATTHHDESHDYFHYTSGRWLWGEEEQLRERYRAFNVNELQKVAVGIAGSEKCVSMSKIGEGNFNKVFRLQMDNGSVLMARIPHPNAGPPKYTTTSEVATMDFAKSILDIPVPKILAYCATADNPVGSEYIIMEEAQGIQLSKVWDTMDLKEQLGIVTELVTIDEKLLSASLNRHGALYYRKDSFPGCTTAKVTGNITDSLKADVANRFVIGPTVERAFWKKQRAVMAVDRGPWTSACEYVEAIAHREIAWLSHYAESLPLSMEKWSASKGQSDRQAHIDLLGKFLSVIAQLLPKEPELLAPFLWHRDLHPGNLFVYDGKISSVIDWQSCWVGPLILRARAPRLLDYNGEIMLKLPPEYEEMPEDERRSVEYKVQQSVQVYSYEHKTAGRNPLLNQVLRYPHGKMLSNVVEFASASWDGDILPLRDCLIRIERDWKEYAGSTATCPYHFSAEEIQKSHEDAVSYNDMRDFWDDLEGRVDDTGFTTPDFFDDAVDLFSTLRENGLKTLEGPELKRFEEQTRWVLDYRKKQ; translated from the exons CATGACTACTTCCACTACACTTCCGGAAGATGGCTTTGGGGGGAGGAAGAACAATTGCGCGAACGTTATCGCGCATTCAATGTCAATGAACTTCAGAAGGTCGCTGTGGGCATTGCCGGATCTGAGAAGTGCGTCTCTATGAGCAAAATTGGCGAAGGAAATTTCAACAAGGTTTTCCGCCTTCAGATGGACAATGGATCGGTCTTGATGGCTCGCATTCCTCATCCCAACGCAGGCCCTCCCAAGTACACAACCACCTCAGAGGTTGCTACAATGGACTTT GCAAAATCGATCCTTGACATACCTGTACCAAAGATTCTGGCCTACTGTGCTACAGCCGATAACCCAGTTGGCTCAGAATACATCATCATGGAGGAAGCCCAAGGCATACAACTGTCGAAAGTTTGGGATACAATGGATTTGAAAGAACAATTGGGAATTGTGACTGAGCTTGTCACCATTGACGAGAAGCTTCTCTCTGCATCGCTAAACAG ACACGGCGCACTCTATTATAGGAAAGACAGCTTTCCTGGGTGCACGACCGCAAAAGTCACCGGTAACATTACGGATAGCTTGAAAGCAGATGTCGCGAATAGATTCGTCATTGGTCCCACAGTCGAAAGGGCATTCTGGAAGAAACAAAGGGCAGTAATGGCTGTTGATCGTGGGCCTT GGACTAGTGCATGTGAATATGTGGAAGCAATTGCACACCGCGAGATTGCTTGGCTCAGTCACTATGCTGAATCTTTGCCGCTCTCTATGGAGAAATGGAGCGCCTCCAAAGGCCAGAGCGACCGTCAGGCCCACATTGACTTACTCGGAAAGTTTCTCAGTGTCATTGCTCAATTACTTCCAAAAGAACCTGAACTACTTGCTCCCTTCCTTTGGCACCGCGACCTACACCCTGGCAACCTGTTCGTCTATGACGGAAAAATCTCTAGCGTCATTGATTGGCAATCTTGCTGGGTTGGCCCTCTCATCCTTCGAGCAAGGGCACCACGACTTCTGGATTACAACGGCGAAATTATGCTGAAGCTACCGCCGGAATACGAGGAGATGCCGGAAGACGAGCGACGCTCAGTGGAGTATAAGGTACAGCAGTCTGTCCAGGTTTATAGTTACGAACACAAAACTGCTGGTCGGAATCCCCTCTTGAATCAGGTGCTAAGATATCCTCATGGAAAAATGTTGAGTAACGTTGTGGAATTCGCCTCTGCGTCTTGGGACGGAGACATCCTTCCTCTTCGTGACTGTTTGATTCGAATTGAGAG GGACTGGAAAGAATATGCTGGCTCAACAGCCACTTGCCCATACCATTTTTCTGCTGAAGAAATTCAGAAAAGCCACGAAGACGCGGTTAGCTATAACGATATGCGGGATTTTTGGGATGACTTGGAAGGCCGAGTAGATGATACTGGTTTTACCACCCCTGACTTCTTTGACGATGCTGTAGATCTTTTTTCTACTCTACGAGAAAATGGCTTGAAGACATTAGAAGGCCCGGAGCTTAAGCGTTTCGAGGAGCAGACGCGGTGGGTGCTTGACTATAGAAAGAAACAATAG
- a CDS encoding hexose transporter hxt5, variant 2, producing the protein MSFGKTSIKLRGAEVGIEAVMLGIVTSIGGFLFGYDTGQISSMLLFKDFIRRFGQQQPDGSVAFDTTIQSLIVSTMSLGTLVGALAGAYTADWFGRRRSLSIGVAIFVIGNIVQITSMYSWVHLMVGRIVAGLGVGILSIGVPMFQSECCPREIRGAVVASYQLMITIGILISNIINFGVRDNPGQDTDASWRIVIGLGIGFSLPLGIGILFSPESPRWLAGRGRWEEARMSLARLRGKKEDPNDELVNDDFKEMQESIAEQSKAGQGTWVECFTGQPSGIPRIVYRTLLGCALQFFQQWTGVNYFFYYGATIFEAAGIDDPIQTQLILGAVNVAMTIPGLWMIERFGRRMPLVFGGLWQATWLLIFAIIGIVRPPTEYADSGIVMIVCACMFIASFASTWGPFIWVVIGETFPLRTRAKQASLATAFNWLGNFLIGFLTPYANDGIGYAFGFVFFGCNFFAAALVYFFVFETKSLSLESVNDMYMDQSIKATNSKSWVPVGYLSRNERDMAYWQRRPSILEERAGAAHVPRSVDEKLDDKDADSTPRNRSMHRETVGDDRQV; encoded by the exons ATGAGTTTCGGCAAAACGTCCATCAAGCTGCGAGGTGCAGAGGTCGGTATTGAGGCCGTCATGTTGGGAATTGTCACATCGATAGGTG GCTTCTTGTTCGGATACGACACTGGTCAGATTTCCAGTATGCTCTTGTTCAAGGACTTCATCCGCCGTTTTGGTCAGCAGCAGCCCGATGGCTCAGTTGCTTTCGACACCACTATTCAATCTCTGATCGTCTCCACGATGTCCCTTGGGACGCTTGTCGGTGCACTTGCTGGCGCCTACACTGCCGATTGGTTCGGACGTCGACGCAGCTTGTCCATCGGTGTAGCCATTTTCGTGATTGGCAACATCGTCCAGATCACTTCCATGTACTCCTGGGTCCACTTGATGGTCGGCCGTATTGTTGCCGGTCTGGGCGTTGGTATCCTGTCCATTGGTGTCCCCATGTTCCAGTCCGAGTGCTGCCCGCGTGAAATTCGCGGTGCAGTCGTCGCCTCATACCAGCTCATGATCACCATCGGTATCCTCATCTCCAACATTATCAATTTTGGTGTCCGTGATAACCCCGGACAGGATACCGACGCTTCCTGGAGAATCGTTATTGGTCTTGGAATCGGCTTCTCTCTCCCTCTTGGTATTGGTATCCTGTTCTCACCCGAATCTCCTCGCTGGCTTGCTGGGCGCGGTCGCTGGGAGGAAGCACGCATGTCGCTTGCTCGCCTGCGCGGAAAGAAAGAAGATCCCAATGACGAGCTCGTTAACGATGACTTCAAGGAAATGCAGGAGTCAATCGCTGAGCAGAGCAAGGCTGGCCAAGGTACCTGGGTAGAATGCTTTACTGGACAGCCTTCCGGTATTCCCCGTATTGTTTACCGTACTCTGTTGGGTTGCGCGCTTCAATTCTTTCAGCAGTGGACTGGTGTAAactacttcttctac TACGGTGCGACGATCTTCGAAGCCGCTGGAATTGATGATCCTATCCAGACGCAACTGATTCTTGGTGCTGTCAACGTTGCCATGACCATCCCCGGTCTGTGGATGATTGAGCGTTTTGGTCGCCGTATGCCGCTTGTCTTTGGTGGTCTCTGGCAGGCAACCTGGCTGCTCATCTTCGCCATCATCGGTATCGTCCGCCCACCGACTGAGTACGCAGACTCCGGTATCGTCATGATCGTGTGCGCTTGCATGTTCATTGCATCTTTCGCTTCGACCTGGGGACCCTTCATCTGGGTCGTCATCGGCGAGACCTTCCCCCTACGCACTCGTGCCAAACAGGCCTCGCTGGCAACTGCTTTCAACTGGCTCGGCAACTTCCTGATCGGTTTTCTAACGCCATACGCAAACGATGGTATCGGCTACGCCTTTGGATTCGTCTTCTTTGGGTGCAACTTCTTTGCTGCGGCTCTTGTGTACTTCTTCGTGTTCGAGACCAAGTCCTTGTCGCTCGAAAGCGTCAACGACATGTACATGGACCAGTCTATCAAGGCGACAAATAGCAAGAGCTGGGTACCTGTTGGCTACCTCAGCCGCAACGAGCGCGACATGGCTTACTGGCAGCGACGCCCGTCGATCCTCGAGGAGCGCGCAGGCGCTGCGCACGTCCCGAGGTCGGTCGATGAGAAGCTTGACGACAAAGACGCTGACAGCACTCCTCGTAACAGGTCGATGCATCGCGAGACCGTCGGCGATGACCGCCAGGTTTAG
- a CDS encoding hexose transporter hxt5, whose translation MSFGKTSIKLRGAEVGIEAVMLGIVTSIGGFLFGYDTGQISSMLLFKDFIRRFGQQQPDGSVAFDTTIQSLIVSTMSLGTLVGALAGAYTADWFGRRRSLSIGVAIFVIGNIVQITSMYSWVHLMVGRIVAGLGVGILSIGVPMFQSECCPREIRGAVVASYQLMITIGILISNIINFGVRDNPGQDTDASWRIVIGLGIGFSLPLGIGILFSPESPRWLAGRGRWEEARMSLARLRGKKEDPNDELVNDDFKEMQESIAEQSKAGQGTWVECFTGQPSGIPRIVYRTLLGCALQFFQQWTGVNYFFYVSLSNAKDTLYTNGCFSTVRRSSKPLELMILSRRN comes from the exons ATGAGTTTCGGCAAAACGTCCATCAAGCTGCGAGGTGCAGAGGTCGGTATTGAGGCCGTCATGTTGGGAATTGTCACATCGATAGGTG GCTTCTTGTTCGGATACGACACTGGTCAGATTTCCAGTATGCTCTTGTTCAAGGACTTCATCCGCCGTTTTGGTCAGCAGCAGCCCGATGGCTCAGTTGCTTTCGACACCACTATTCAATCTCTGATCGTCTCCACGATGTCCCTTGGGACGCTTGTCGGTGCACTTGCTGGCGCCTACACTGCCGATTGGTTCGGACGTCGACGCAGCTTGTCCATCGGTGTAGCCATTTTCGTGATTGGCAACATCGTCCAGATCACTTCCATGTACTCCTGGGTCCACTTGATGGTCGGCCGTATTGTTGCCGGTCTGGGCGTTGGTATCCTGTCCATTGGTGTCCCCATGTTCCAGTCCGAGTGCTGCCCGCGTGAAATTCGCGGTGCAGTCGTCGCCTCATACCAGCTCATGATCACCATCGGTATCCTCATCTCCAACATTATCAATTTTGGTGTCCGTGATAACCCCGGACAGGATACCGACGCTTCCTGGAGAATCGTTATTGGTCTTGGAATCGGCTTCTCTCTCCCTCTTGGTATTGGTATCCTGTTCTCACCCGAATCTCCTCGCTGGCTTGCTGGGCGCGGTCGCTGGGAGGAAGCACGCATGTCGCTTGCTCGCCTGCGCGGAAAGAAAGAAGATCCCAATGACGAGCTCGTTAACGATGACTTCAAGGAAATGCAGGAGTCAATCGCTGAGCAGAGCAAGGCTGGCCAAGGTACCTGGGTAGAATGCTTTACTGGACAGCCTTCCGGTATTCCCCGTATTGTTTACCGTACTCTGTTGGGTTGCGCGCTTCAATTCTTTCAGCAGTGGACTGGTGTAAactacttcttctacgtAAGTCTTTCCAACGCAAAAGACACATTATATACTAACGGCTGCTTCAGTACGGTGCGACGATCTTCGAAGCCGCTGGAATTGATGATCCTATCCAGACGCAACTGA
- a CDS encoding RNA-binding protein lsm5 has protein sequence MSLENLLPLELIDKCVGSQIWVIMNGGKEFTGKLVGFDDYVNMVLEDVTEIDPAEGNNKLPKILLNGNNICMMVPGGDGQTVLEE, from the exons ATGTCGCTGGAGAACCTGCTTCCCCTTG AACTCATTGACAAGTGCGTTGGCTCGCAGATCTGGGTCATCATGAATGGCGGAAAGG AATTCACTGGAAAGCTGGTCGGATTCGACGACTACGTCA ACATGGTTCTGGAGGACGTGACTGAGAT TGATCCCGCAGAAGGCAACAACAAATTGCCAAAGATCCTGCTGAACGGGAACAACATCTGCATG ATGGTCCCCGGAGGCGATGGCCAGACGGTTCTCGAAGAATAG
- a CDS encoding Exodeoxyribonuclease I: MAAYNAPANAYHGSSRYCTSQLANRVSNSRYDSLCQSNSLTSSSLRPVFGYATQSTSPASPPPRDYRWKRGRPVIFSSRAFGTTPVDLPAQVDHAAAAAGPEAHGAQQVHNQQEPGTSLPQSNQRSTGYGGTVVAMHQDISAELSTCAAEHDRSISAHVDPAITFNAQSEEDHTAGILKLSSADIPSAPGTDFQAQSSLTGDRITDDAADTDFLQSSNSTEQEDAASEGDEISEEMSETHTPLEFQIPEDLLRAAMNAPDNSKASFWSSNLYRGPKDKRIAVHYCKSKEVAERVAQHFVNQAVVGFDIEWKPYAAASSIKKNVSLIQLACEDRIALFHVALFKGTSAAQLMPPTLKLILESPDIYKVGVAVKGDFSRIIKFLGIEPQGVFELSRLHNLVQFSATEPSKVTNKLVGLATQVQQHLQLPLYKGGHLVDDPEDLSNVRSSDWSLPLNTQQIHYAAADAYAGFRLYDALEGKRKQLKPTRPRPLVCDYDSKPKPRTSKPPKKRRTSPKTDAVAVGVAGEAAAPTEQEEAEQASEESKDMQETEGYGTAQEELIDSHQLEGEEPESSQESYEETSESEDDLSIDSVLSTHEGIAAAKTDPSQKQVGRIDFSQLKGPDPQYPNLPDLGGEQAPALSSDGASIADTGEEERLEANDNVAKVPLEIDSGQDEFEDSELEEALRGLNIDGDGKLWGDTGPSGTIMPPTQPDRLRRLGSSAEQPQVIEEARVEVVESLPSPAQGTTHTPDYDLATSWAQSYLASTIPSPNARTPSHIRATVPHLRAYSLWHHQGLSLSEIAGRLRDPPLSESTVGSYVLQAIVLERMEYDREEVRQVLMGMPEALRRGKWRGLADKVGVNG, encoded by the coding sequence ATGGCAGCATATAACGCGCCTGCGAACGCCTACCACGGATCTTCGAGGTACTGTACATCACAGCTGGCCAACCGTGTCTCAAACTCACGATATGACAGTCTGTGCCAGTCAAACTCTCTGACCTCTAGCTCGTTACGGCCGGTGTTTGGTTATGCCACCCAATCTACCTCCCCAGCATCACCACCCCCAAGAGACTATCGATGGAAACGAGGACGACCCGTGATCTTTTCGAGCCGCGCCTTTGGTACGACGCCAGTAGATTTGCCTGCGCAAGTTGATcatgctgcagctgcagctggGCCCGAGGCGCACGGCGCTCAGCAGGTACACAATCAACAAGAGCCGGGTACAAGCTTGCCTCAGTCAAATCAGCGCTCGACAGGATATGGTGGCACTGTGGTTGCTATGCACCAAGACATTTCCGCAGAACTTTCAACTTGCGCCGCAGAACACGATCGCTCAATATCTGCTCACGTAGATCCTGCAATCACGTTCAATGCACAGTCAGAGGAAGATCATACGGCAGGCATATTGAAACTGTCATCTGCAGACATTCCCAGTGCTCCCGGCACCGACTTCCAAGCTCAGTCGTCACTGACAGGAGACAGGATAACGGATGACGCAGCTGACACGGACTTTCTACAAAGTTCCAATTCTACCGAGCAGGAAGATGCTGCCTCTGAAGGTGATGAGATTAGCGAGGAGATGAGTGAGACCCACACACCTCTTGAGTTCCAGATACCCGAAGATTTGTTGCGTGCCGCAATGAATGCTCCCGATAATAGTAAGGCAAGTTTCTGGAGCAGCAACCTTTACCGCGGGCCCAAAGACAAGCGAATAGCTGTGCACTACTGCAAATCCAAAGAAGTGGCTGAACGAGTCGCTCAGCATTTTGTCAATCAAGCTGTTGTCGGCTTCGACATCGAGTGGAAGCCGTACGCAGCAGCTTCGTCGATTAAAAAAAACGTGTCTCTGATTCAACTTGCTTGCGAGGACCGGATCGCGCTGTTTCATGTAGCTCTCTTCAAGGGTACATCTGCAGCGCAACTCATGCCACCGACCTTGAAACTGATTCTGGAGTCACCAGACATATACAAGGTGGGTGTCGCTGTCAAAGGAGATTTCAGTCGCATTATCAAGTTTCTGGGAATCGAGCCTCAAGGCGTCTTTGAGCTTAGTCGACTGCACAACTTGGTCCAGTTTTCCGCGACAGAGCCAAGTAAAGTTACGAACAAACTCGTGGGTCTTGCTACGCAAGTACAGCAACACCTGCAGTTACCCTTGTACAAGGGCGGCCACCTGGTTGACGACCCAGAAGACTTATCAAATGTCCGCTCCAGTGACTGGAGCCTGCCGCTCAACACACAACAGATCCACTATGCTGCTGCAGATGCATACGCCGGGTTCCGCCTTTACGATGCGCTCGAAGGGAAACGAAAGCAACTGAAGCCGACACGGCCTCGGCCCCTGGTCTGTGACTACGACTCGAAGCCTAAGCCTAGAACTAGCAAGCCTCCGAAGAAACGCAGGACTAGCCCCAAGACGGACGCTGTTGCGGTTGGTGTTGCGGGAGAAGCCGCTGCGCCTACGGAACAAGAGGAGGCTGAACAAGCCTCCGAAGAATCAAAGGATATGCAGGAAACAGAGGGCTACGGGACGGCCCAGGAAGAGCTCATCGACAGTCACCAGCTCGAAGGGGAGGAACCGGAGTCCTCGCAAGAAAGCTACGAGGAGACAAGTGAGAGTGAGGACGACCTCTCCATCGACTCAGTGCTCTCCACGCACGAAGGGATCGCTGCTGCAAAGACAGATCCGAGCCAGAAACAAGTCGGTCGTATCGACTTCAGTCAGCTCAAGGGGCCTGACCCTCAATACCCAAATCTTCCGGATCTTGGTGGCGAGCAGGCTCCCGCGTTGTCTTCAGATGGAGCTAGCATCGCGGATACTGGGGAGGAGGAGCGACTTGAGGCCAACGACAATGTTGCCAAGGTACCACTTGAAATTGATTCGGGTCAAGACGAGTTTGAAGACTCGGAGCTCGAGGAAGCACTGAGGGGATTGAACATTGATGGAGACGGGAAGCTTTGGGGGGACACTGGACCATCTGGGACAATCATGCCTCCCACGCAGCCAGACCGTTTGCGCAGATTGGGTTCCAGCGCCGAGCAGCCACAGGTGATCGAAGAAGCGCGCGTTGAAGTCGTCGAATCTCTCCCTTCCCCAGCCCAAGGAACGACCCACACACCAGACTACGACCTCGCGACCTCCTGGGCACAGAGCTACCTCGCCTCTACCATTCCCTCACCGAACGCGCGCACGCCATCGCACATACGCGCCACGGTGCCGCACCTGCGCGCATACAGCCTGTGGCACCACCAGGGGCTCTCTCTGTCTGAGATTGCGGGCCGCTTGCGCGATCCGCCGCTTTCGGAGAGCACGGTGGGGAGCTATGTGTTGCAGGCGATTGTGCTGGAGAGGATGGAGTATGACAGGGAGGAAGTGAGGCAGGTGCTGATGGGTATGCCCGAGGCGTTGAGGAGGGGGAAGTGGAGAGGGTTGGCAGACAAGGTCGGTGTTAACGGATAG